One genomic segment of Caldimonas brevitalea includes these proteins:
- a CDS encoding transglutaminase-like cysteine peptidase — MFWFPAAATKRGATRRGRQHARAGLRPRLLPCALLWLGVTWSVAALDAQRMEKAAQQLGPNAVSGARALQQDLAELQSAEDRQKLAGVNQFFNRRLAFRDDQLVWGQLDYWASPLETLQQGQGDCEDFAMAKYFSLLAVGMPPERMRLVYVRAAIGGPGGASQAHMVLAYYPTPQAEPLILDNLIGDIRPASRRPDLTPVFSFNAEGLWQGVGPLSAGDPTTRLSRWREVLAKARDQGFLP; from the coding sequence ATGTTCTGGTTTCCCGCCGCCGCGACCAAGCGAGGCGCGACCCGGCGCGGGCGGCAGCACGCCCGCGCGGGGCTGCGCCCGCGGCTGCTGCCGTGCGCGCTGCTGTGGCTGGGCGTCACCTGGAGCGTGGCGGCGCTCGATGCGCAGCGCATGGAGAAGGCCGCCCAGCAACTCGGCCCCAACGCCGTCAGTGGCGCCCGCGCGCTGCAGCAAGACCTGGCCGAGCTGCAGAGCGCCGAAGACCGGCAGAAGCTCGCCGGCGTCAACCAGTTTTTCAACCGGCGGCTCGCCTTCCGCGACGACCAGCTGGTGTGGGGCCAACTCGACTACTGGGCCAGCCCGCTCGAAACCCTGCAGCAGGGCCAGGGCGATTGCGAAGACTTCGCGATGGCCAAGTACTTCAGTCTGCTGGCCGTGGGCATGCCGCCCGAGCGCATGCGGCTGGTCTATGTCCGTGCGGCCATCGGCGGACCCGGCGGCGCAAGCCAGGCGCACATGGTGCTGGCCTACTACCCCACGCCGCAGGCCGAGCCGCTCATTCTCGACAACCTCATCGGCGACATCCGACCGGCCTCCCGCCGCCCGGACCTGACGCCGGTGTTCAGTTTCAATGCCGAAGGTCTGTGGCAGGGGGTCGGTCCCTTGTCGGCCGGCGACCCGACCACGCGCTTGTCGCGCTGGCGCGAGGTGCTGGCCAAGGCCCGCGACCAGGGATTCTTGCCGTGA
- a CDS encoding TolC family outer membrane protein yields the protein MTLRTRVTALALLLASLPAAGQSSPALQTAARQALDSNPELGARLHAWTAARHEVGVARGGYLPRLDLTASGGRDRDKVESRTPEKSSLSRTGASLSVTQMLWDGGDTRSEVQRLGHAGLSRYFEFTDAAQQTALEAVRAYYDVARFRRLVELAEDNYVQHKASHDQIQARFRAGVSRGVDLEQAAARLALAESNLSTEIANLHDVSARYQRIVGQLPPASVELPQPLQQGLPVSAASALETAVARSGAVSAAIENLRAVRWQLRSGEATYQPRLEARLRSGFGHNYESVPDQRRDTSAELLLTWNLYNGGSDHARVRQLADLAEQAAALRDKACRDTRQTTTIAYNDTQKLVDQLRFLDANQLAIEKARDAYRKQFDIGQRSLLDLLNSENELYTARRAYANAEYDLGIAYARVHAAAGTLLSTLGITAQAEPPPEAQGWAAGEDQAARCPAAGPEVLITSKSQLDARAHRLSNAAPALPPGVLPGTAPQTAPTAPAGPGSRDGAPVTTTPSRPAPLPAPARPGAVPPAGAPR from the coding sequence ATGACCCTCAGAACCCGTGTTACCGCCCTTGCCCTGTTGCTGGCATCGCTGCCCGCAGCGGGCCAGTCGTCGCCCGCACTGCAAACGGCGGCACGGCAGGCGCTCGACAGCAACCCGGAACTGGGCGCGCGGCTGCATGCCTGGACGGCGGCCCGGCATGAAGTGGGCGTCGCACGCGGCGGCTATCTGCCGCGCCTCGACCTGACGGCGAGCGGCGGGCGGGATCGAGACAAGGTGGAGTCACGCACGCCCGAGAAATCGAGCCTGAGCCGCACCGGGGCCTCGCTGAGCGTCACGCAGATGTTGTGGGATGGGGGCGACACGCGCAGCGAAGTGCAGCGCCTGGGTCATGCCGGCCTGAGCCGCTATTTCGAATTCACCGATGCGGCGCAGCAGACAGCGCTGGAGGCGGTGCGGGCCTATTACGATGTGGCGCGCTTTCGGCGGCTGGTGGAGCTGGCGGAAGACAACTACGTCCAGCACAAGGCCTCGCACGATCAGATCCAGGCCCGCTTTCGGGCCGGCGTCAGCCGCGGCGTCGACCTCGAGCAAGCCGCCGCGCGGCTCGCGCTGGCCGAATCCAACCTGAGCACCGAGATCGCCAACCTGCACGATGTCTCGGCCCGCTATCAGCGCATCGTCGGCCAACTGCCGCCGGCCTCGGTCGAGCTGCCACAGCCGCTCCAGCAAGGCCTGCCGGTGAGCGCGGCGTCGGCGCTCGAGACCGCCGTCGCACGCAGCGGCGCGGTTAGCGCGGCGATCGAAAACCTGCGGGCGGTGCGCTGGCAGTTGCGCAGCGGCGAAGCGACCTATCAGCCGCGGCTCGAGGCGCGCTTGCGCTCCGGGTTCGGGCACAACTATGAGAGCGTGCCCGACCAGCGACGCGACACCAGCGCCGAGCTGCTGCTGACCTGGAACCTCTACAACGGCGGCTCCGACCATGCCCGGGTCCGCCAACTTGCCGACCTGGCCGAGCAGGCCGCCGCCCTGCGTGACAAGGCCTGCCGCGACACCCGCCAGACCACGACGATCGCCTACAACGACACCCAAAAGCTGGTCGACCAGCTGCGTTTCCTGGACGCCAACCAGCTGGCCATCGAGAAGGCGCGCGACGCCTACCGCAAGCAGTTCGACATCGGTCAGCGCAGCCTGCTGGACTTGCTGAACTCGGAAAACGAGCTCTACACCGCGCGCCGCGCCTACGCCAACGCCGAGTACGACCTCGGCATCGCCTACGCCCGCGTGCACGCGGCAGCCGGCACGCTGCTGTCGACACTGGGCATCACGGCGCAAGCCGAGCCCCCGCCCGAGGCGCAAGGCTGGGCCGCTGGCGAAGACCAGGCCGCCCGCTGCCCCGCGGCCGGCCCCGAGGTGCTGATCACCTCGAAGAGTCAGCTGGACGCGCGCGCGCATCGGCTCTCCAACGCAGCGCCGGCGTTGCCCCCGGGCGTGCTGCCGGGCACCGCCCCGCAGACCGCGCCGACGGCGCCGGCCGGCCCGGGAAGCCGCGATGGCGCCCCGGTCACCACCACGCCGTCTCGACCGGCCCCGTTGCCGGCGCCCGCCCGGCCCGGGGCTGTGCCGCCGGCTGGCGCGCCCCGCTGA
- a CDS encoding acyltransferase family protein: MSRVDAGSATQGRLYWLDGARAALMLLGIPFHAAMVYSIQGWELSSPDKSPLLTALAQASGSFRMPAFFLVAGFFAAMLLGKRPRLEFVRARLFRLGVPLITCLLVLSPLQVGLLEIASTASGGTWAHSFFNAEGRVRADAGRVWVAQLWFLIDLMLYTLVLAAVATPRVMAGLAALARRGLRLTWLGLAALLGLHGAYSFALGAFDNLTGLHLPGPLWAAISTQKLLFNLPFFLAGALCCLERGLLASLVTWRRGTVALAALVLLACALWPPHGAAWQKALRLLLLPAGAWAGAHLVLGACARWLDRPSALVRQLVDSSYSIYLFHIIPIFGAGLAFCWVGLPAWVEFIAIVTISLTVAWSVHGLLKRYALYRLLFNGDASAVLKAPTPASEPSRGGSPASSSLR, translated from the coding sequence ATGAGCCGTGTAGACGCGGGCTCGGCGACCCAAGGTCGCCTCTATTGGTTGGACGGCGCACGCGCCGCGTTGATGCTGCTGGGTATCCCTTTCCATGCTGCGATGGTCTATTCCATCCAGGGCTGGGAACTGAGCTCGCCCGACAAATCGCCGCTGTTGACGGCCTTGGCCCAGGCGTCGGGCAGTTTCCGCATGCCCGCCTTTTTTCTGGTGGCGGGCTTTTTTGCCGCGATGCTGCTCGGCAAGCGCCCGCGGCTCGAGTTCGTGCGCGCCCGGCTGTTCCGGCTGGGCGTGCCGCTGATCACCTGTTTGCTGGTGCTGTCGCCGCTGCAGGTGGGGCTGCTTGAAATCGCCAGCACGGCCTCGGGTGGCACGTGGGCGCACAGCTTTTTCAACGCAGAGGGACGCGTGCGCGCGGACGCCGGCCGGGTCTGGGTGGCCCAGCTGTGGTTTCTGATCGACCTGATGCTCTACACGCTGGTGCTGGCCGCCGTCGCCACCCCCCGGGTCATGGCCGGGCTGGCGGCGCTGGCCCGGCGCGGCCTCCGGCTGACGTGGCTGGGCCTCGCCGCCCTGCTGGGGCTCCACGGCGCCTATTCGTTCGCGCTCGGTGCGTTCGACAACCTGACCGGGCTGCACCTGCCCGGCCCGCTGTGGGCGGCCATCTCGACGCAGAAACTGCTGTTCAACCTGCCCTTTTTTCTGGCCGGCGCCTTGTGTTGCCTTGAACGCGGCCTGCTCGCGAGCCTGGTCACGTGGCGCCGCGGTACGGTCGCGCTGGCGGCGCTGGTGCTGCTGGCGTGTGCCCTGTGGCCGCCGCACGGCGCCGCGTGGCAAAAGGCGCTGCGCCTGTTGCTGCTGCCGGCCGGGGCCTGGGCCGGCGCTCACCTGGTGCTGGGTGCCTGCGCCCGCTGGCTGGACCGTCCCTCCGCGCTGGTGCGTCAGCTGGTCGACAGTTCCTATTCGATCTATCTGTTTCACATCATCCCCATCTTCGGCGCCGGCCTCGCCTTCTGCTGGGTGGGGCTGCCTGCGTGGGTCGAGTTCATTGCCATCGTGACGATCTCGCTCACGGTGGCATGGTCGGTGCACGGGCTGCTGAAGCGGTACGCGCTGTACCGGCTGCTGTTCAACGGCGACGCGAGCGCGGTCCTCAAGGCGCCGACACCGGCATCGGAGCCGAGCCGGGGCGGCAGCCCGGCGTCGAGTTCGCTGCGCTGA
- a CDS encoding YihY/virulence factor BrkB family protein — translation MTLKQAWSLIRQAVSAWVDDKASSMGAALAYYTVFSMAPLLVIVISVAGLVFGEEAARGEILAELRGLMGDDGAQAIQALLESANKPVRSTLAAVGSIVALLIGATTVFAELQASLDRIWRAPEADATAGLWGFLRSRVLSFGVILGIGFLLLVSLIISAALAALGNWWGPMMGAWEVVATALNFAFSFAIITTGFAMIYKLMPRVHIRWHDVWIGAAVTALLFTVGKTLIGLYIGKSGVASGFGAAASLVVLLVWVYYSAQIFLLGAEFTSAYAHTYGSLKNVPRRAPGATA, via the coding sequence ATGACGCTCAAGCAAGCCTGGTCTTTGATTCGACAAGCGGTGTCCGCCTGGGTGGACGACAAGGCTTCCAGCATGGGTGCGGCACTGGCCTACTACACCGTGTTCTCGATGGCGCCGCTGCTCGTCATCGTGATCTCGGTGGCCGGGCTGGTGTTCGGCGAGGAAGCGGCACGCGGCGAGATCCTCGCCGAGCTGCGCGGCTTGATGGGCGACGATGGCGCGCAGGCGATCCAGGCCTTGCTGGAAAGCGCCAACAAACCGGTGCGCAGCACCTTGGCCGCGGTCGGCAGCATCGTCGCACTGCTGATCGGCGCCACCACGGTGTTCGCCGAACTGCAGGCCTCGCTGGACCGCATCTGGCGTGCGCCGGAGGCCGACGCAACGGCGGGCCTCTGGGGTTTTTTGCGCTCGCGTGTGCTGTCGTTCGGCGTGATCCTGGGCATCGGCTTCCTGCTGCTGGTCTCGCTCATCATCAGCGCCGCGCTGGCCGCGCTCGGGAACTGGTGGGGCCCGATGATGGGGGCCTGGGAGGTGGTGGCCACGGCGCTGAACTTCGCCTTCAGCTTTGCCATCATCACGACCGGCTTCGCGATGATCTACAAGCTGATGCCGCGGGTGCACATCCGCTGGCATGACGTCTGGATCGGCGCCGCGGTGACCGCGCTGCTGTTCACCGTCGGCAAGACGCTGATCGGGCTCTACATCGGCAAGAGCGGCGTCGCTTCGGGTTTCGGCGCGGCCGCCTCGCTGGTGGTGCTGCTGGTGTGGGTGTACTACTCGGCGCAGATCTTTTTGCTGGGCGCCGAGTTCACCTCGGCCTACGCCCACACCTACGGCTCGCTCAAGAACGTGCCGCGGCGCGCACCAGGCGCAACTGCGTGA
- a CDS encoding metallophosphoesterase gives MTYPPLALGLLVLLHGYIGARLVAALPPAGWAPAVAFVLLVFALVYSGLSHVFGPRPTQGWWAWIGLSAIGYFSSLLVLTLLRDLGLGVAWLGEVLGLGRALDDRLRLASAVAVPVLALAASGLGLFIARRVPPVRQVDVPIAGLPDELHGFTVVQISDLHVGPTIRRPFVTRVVQAVNRLQADVVAVTGDSVDGSVAELAEHIAPLAQLQARCGVYAVTGNHEYYSGGHAWIAELNRLGLRVLMNEHVVIARGKARLLLAGVPDYTAHQFDRSHRSDPALALRGAPDDVDVKLLLAHQPRSAPAAARAGFHLQLSGHTHGGQFLPWKWFVPLQQPYTEGLKRHDGLWVYISRGTGYWGPPKRLGAPSEITQLRLVRAAARS, from the coding sequence ATGACCTATCCTCCCCTGGCCCTCGGGCTGCTCGTGCTGTTGCACGGCTACATCGGCGCCCGCCTCGTGGCGGCCTTGCCCCCAGCCGGATGGGCGCCGGCGGTGGCCTTCGTGTTGCTGGTCTTCGCGCTGGTGTATTCCGGTCTCAGCCATGTGTTCGGGCCCCGTCCGACGCAGGGCTGGTGGGCCTGGATCGGGCTGTCGGCGATCGGCTATTTTTCGAGCCTGCTGGTGCTGACGCTGCTGCGCGACCTGGGGCTGGGTGTGGCGTGGCTGGGCGAGGTGCTGGGCCTGGGCAGGGCGCTGGACGATCGGCTGCGCCTTGCGTCGGCCGTCGCCGTGCCCGTGCTGGCGCTGGCGGCCAGCGGGCTGGGCTTGTTCATCGCGCGGCGGGTGCCGCCGGTGCGCCAGGTCGACGTGCCGATCGCAGGCCTGCCCGACGAGTTGCACGGCTTCACCGTGGTGCAGATCAGTGACCTGCACGTCGGCCCCACCATCCGCCGGCCGTTCGTCACGCGTGTCGTGCAGGCCGTCAACCGCTTGCAGGCCGATGTGGTGGCGGTGACCGGCGACAGTGTCGACGGCAGCGTGGCCGAACTGGCCGAGCACATCGCGCCGCTCGCGCAGTTGCAAGCGCGCTGCGGCGTCTACGCGGTGACCGGCAACCATGAGTACTACTCCGGCGGGCACGCCTGGATTGCCGAGCTGAACCGGCTGGGACTGCGGGTGCTGATGAACGAGCACGTCGTGATCGCGCGTGGCAAGGCGCGTCTGCTGCTGGCGGGCGTGCCCGACTACACCGCGCACCAATTCGACCGCTCGCATCGCAGCGACCCTGCGCTGGCCCTGCGCGGTGCGCCCGACGATGTCGACGTGAAGCTGTTGCTGGCACACCAGCCACGCAGCGCCCCTGCCGCGGCACGCGCTGGCTTTCACCTGCAGCTGTCCGGCCACACCCATGGCGGGCAGTTCTTGCCGTGGAAGTGGTTCGTGCCGCTGCAGCAGCCCTACACCGAGGGCCTGAAGCGCCATGACGGGCTGTGGGTCTACATCAGCCGCGGCACCGGCTATTGGGGCCCGCCCAAGCGACTGGGCGCGCCGTCGGAGATCACGCAGTTGCGCCTGGTGCGCGCCGCGGCACGTTCTTGA
- a CDS encoding thioredoxin domain-containing protein, which produces MPNRLAQETSPYLQQHAENPVEWYPWGDEALALARETGRPILLSIGYSACHWCHVMAHECFEDEGTAALMNRGFVNIKVDREERPDLDQIYQSAHQLITRRAGGWPLTMFLTPEAQPFFGGTYFPKRSRYRLPGFDDLLKRVAQAWQTQREQLEAQGQELVRYLSDTLPTPEEDAAPLRDRLERAAAEGPAALREAMMAGFDAAHGGFGDAPKFPQSSSLSALLRQAWRSNDRQARDAVLFTLRRMAEGGLFDHLGGGFFRYSTDVQWQIPHFEKMLYDNGPLLRLYAQGWQLTGSALFRQVCEETAAWLMREMQGPDGGYFSSMDADSEGEEGRYYLWRPEQVKPLLAPAEYAAFAARYGLDTLPNFEQHAWHLRLALPLEEVVERAGASLEQVEADVAGARRRLLSERERRPRPGRDDKVLTSWNALTIDAMAFAGRVFGRPDWIASARRALEFVRRALWQDGRLLATSKDGRSHLNAYLDDHTFLLAAVLELMQSDGPVRHDDLQFALAVADAMLARFEDTRDGGFYFTSHDHERLLVRPKTGHDGALPSGNGMAARQLQRLGHLLGEPRYLAAAGRTMTWFATEMIQLPHGFATLAEALDEHAHPPSVVVLSGPAASLADWTRALDARYRPDLIVVQLPEDTQGLPSSLHKPVGARPHAWLCRGTQCLPAVDQPDALCQLLDGVGP; this is translated from the coding sequence ATGCCCAACCGCCTGGCGCAGGAAACCAGCCCCTACCTGCAGCAACACGCCGAAAACCCGGTCGAGTGGTATCCGTGGGGCGACGAGGCACTGGCGCTGGCCCGCGAGACCGGGCGGCCCATCCTGCTGTCGATCGGCTACTCGGCCTGCCATTGGTGCCATGTGATGGCGCATGAATGTTTCGAGGACGAGGGCACGGCGGCCTTGATGAACCGCGGCTTCGTGAACATCAAGGTCGACCGGGAGGAGCGCCCGGACCTCGACCAGATCTACCAATCGGCCCACCAGCTGATCACCCGGCGTGCGGGCGGCTGGCCGCTGACGATGTTCCTGACGCCCGAGGCACAGCCCTTCTTCGGCGGCACCTATTTTCCCAAGCGCTCCCGTTATCGCTTGCCGGGCTTCGATGACCTGCTGAAGCGGGTGGCACAGGCCTGGCAGACGCAACGCGAGCAGCTCGAGGCGCAGGGTCAGGAGCTGGTGCGCTACCTGAGCGACACGCTGCCCACCCCGGAGGAAGACGCAGCGCCGCTGCGCGATCGACTCGAGCGTGCCGCCGCGGAAGGGCCGGCGGCCCTGCGCGAGGCGATGATGGCGGGCTTCGACGCGGCGCATGGCGGCTTTGGCGACGCGCCCAAGTTCCCGCAGTCGTCGAGCCTGTCGGCCTTGCTGCGGCAGGCCTGGCGCAGCAACGACCGCCAGGCGCGCGATGCGGTGCTGTTCACGCTGCGCCGCATGGCCGAAGGCGGCTTGTTCGACCATCTCGGCGGCGGCTTCTTCCGCTACAGCACCGACGTGCAGTGGCAAATCCCGCACTTCGAGAAGATGCTGTACGACAACGGGCCGTTGTTGCGGCTGTACGCGCAGGGTTGGCAGCTCACCGGCTCGGCCTTGTTCCGGCAGGTCTGCGAGGAAACCGCCGCCTGGCTGATGCGCGAGATGCAAGGCCCCGACGGCGGCTACTTCTCTAGCATGGATGCCGATTCCGAGGGCGAGGAGGGCCGCTACTACCTGTGGCGTCCCGAGCAGGTCAAGCCGCTGCTGGCGCCGGCCGAATACGCCGCCTTCGCCGCCCGTTACGGTCTGGACACCTTGCCTAATTTCGAACAGCACGCATGGCATTTGCGCCTGGCCTTGCCGCTGGAGGAGGTCGTCGAGCGCGCCGGTGCCTCGTTGGAGCAGGTCGAGGCCGACGTGGCGGGGGCGCGCCGGCGCCTGCTGTCGGAGCGCGAGCGGCGCCCGCGCCCGGGCCGCGACGACAAGGTGTTGACCAGCTGGAACGCCCTGACGATCGACGCCATGGCCTTCGCCGGGCGTGTCTTCGGGCGGCCCGACTGGATCGCCTCGGCCCGGCGCGCCCTCGAGTTCGTACGTCGCGCGCTGTGGCAAGACGGCCGCCTGCTGGCGACCAGCAAGGACGGCCGCTCGCACCTGAACGCGTATCTCGACGACCATACCTTCCTGCTGGCCGCGGTGCTCGAACTGATGCAAAGCGATGGCCCGGTGCGCCACGACGACCTTCAGTTCGCGCTCGCCGTGGCCGACGCGATGCTGGCCCGCTTCGAGGACACCCGCGACGGTGGCTTCTACTTCACCAGCCACGATCACGAGCGGCTGCTGGTGCGGCCCAAGACCGGACACGACGGCGCCTTGCCCTCGGGCAATGGCATGGCCGCCCGGCAGCTGCAGCGTCTGGGCCATTTGCTGGGCGAACCTCGCTACCTCGCGGCGGCCGGGCGCACGATGACCTGGTTCGCGACCGAAATGATCCAGCTGCCGCACGGGTTCGCGACGCTGGCCGAGGCGCTCGACGAGCATGCGCACCCGCCCAGCGTGGTGGTGCTCAGCGGGCCTGCTGCATCGCTCGCCGACTGGACCCGCGCGCTCGACGCCCGCTACCGTCCCGACCTGATCGTGGTGCAACTGCCCGAGGACACACAGGGCCTGCCGTCATCACTGCACAAGCCCGTCGGCGCACGGCCGCACGCTTGGCTGTGCCGCGGCACGCAGTGCTTGCCGGCGGTGGACCAGCCGGACGCCCTGTGCCAGCTGCTCGACGGCGTTGGCCCTTGA
- a CDS encoding alpha/beta hydrolase family esterase: protein MKPNWQDLMRQATLAQAASLFDAAAVMQRSFSSTASARPAPPSAPPPLEEVVASPQPLVLDVEARVIEPAPSLRARRTRTRPAHVPVRRGPGEFRSGHYTQVSGSREYRLYIPPGAAEAPLPLVVMLHGCVQDPDDFAAGTRMNEVAREHGFYVLYPAQTKNANQSRCWNWFKHNHQQRGRGEPALLAAMTAETMNRYRIDRRRVYIAGLSAGGSMAAIVAHAYPELYAAVGVHSGLPPGSAFDIASGLAAMREGPRPAWHPVLPPTGFMPPSTAVPTIVFHGDRDPMVHPRNADGIIASALGKGGARPGARLEQSGTVGGRRYTRFCYLEADRQHVFAEQWVVHGAGHAWAGGHPHASCTEAHGPDASREMWRFFAEHPRP, encoded by the coding sequence ATGAAGCCCAACTGGCAAGACTTGATGCGTCAAGCGACGCTGGCGCAGGCCGCCAGCCTGTTCGACGCCGCCGCCGTGATGCAGCGCAGCTTCAGCTCCACGGCGTCAGCCCGGCCTGCCCCGCCGAGCGCGCCGCCGCCTCTGGAAGAGGTCGTCGCGTCCCCACAGCCGCTGGTGCTGGACGTCGAGGCGAGGGTGATCGAGCCGGCCCCCTCGCTGCGCGCCCGTCGCACCCGCACACGTCCTGCCCACGTGCCGGTGCGACGGGGCCCGGGTGAATTCAGGAGCGGCCACTACACGCAGGTGAGTGGCAGCCGCGAGTACCGCCTCTACATCCCCCCGGGGGCTGCCGAGGCGCCGCTGCCGCTGGTCGTGATGCTGCACGGCTGCGTGCAAGACCCGGACGATTTCGCCGCCGGCACGCGGATGAACGAGGTCGCGCGCGAGCACGGCTTCTACGTGCTGTACCCGGCGCAGACCAAAAACGCCAACCAGTCGCGCTGCTGGAACTGGTTCAAGCACAACCATCAACAAAGGGGCCGCGGCGAACCGGCCCTGCTGGCGGCGATGACGGCCGAAACGATGAACCGCTACCGCATCGACCGGCGGCGCGTCTACATTGCCGGCCTGTCGGCGGGTGGCTCGATGGCCGCCATCGTCGCACACGCCTATCCCGAGTTGTATGCCGCTGTCGGCGTCCATTCCGGCCTGCCACCCGGCTCGGCCTTCGACATCGCGTCCGGGCTGGCGGCGATGCGTGAAGGCCCCCGCCCGGCCTGGCACCCTGTGCTGCCGCCGACAGGCTTCATGCCGCCGTCCACCGCGGTGCCCACCATCGTCTTCCATGGCGACCGCGACCCGATGGTGCACCCGCGCAATGCCGACGGCATCATCGCCTCGGCGCTCGGCAAGGGCGGTGCGCGACCCGGGGCCCGCCTGGAGCAGTCCGGGACGGTGGGCGGACGCCGCTACACGCGGTTTTGCTATCTCGAAGCCGACCGGCAGCACGTGTTCGCCGAACAGTGGGTGGTGCACGGCGCAGGCCACGCCTGGGCCGGGGGGCACCCGCACGCGAGCTGTACCGAGGCCCACGGGCCCGATGCGTCACGCGAAATGTGGCGCTTTTTCGCGGAACACCCGCGGCCCTGA
- the trhA gene encoding PAQR family membrane homeostasis protein TrhA, which translates to MYPGERFNSWTHLAGLALAMGGSVVLVQTALHQGDVWKLASFSVFAASMVLLYAASTLYHSVRGDKKAWLAKADHCAIYLLIAGTYTPFALVTLRGPWGWTLFAAMWLTAVGGIANELRKGPHTLPSVPLYMLMGWAGAVAAIPLLERLPALGLSWLVGGGLLYTAGVLFYAKSDAWRHAHGIWHLFVLAGTGCHYVTVLYFVR; encoded by the coding sequence ATGTACCCCGGAGAACGCTTCAACAGTTGGACCCACCTCGCCGGGTTGGCCCTGGCCATGGGCGGATCGGTCGTGTTGGTGCAGACCGCACTGCATCAGGGCGACGTCTGGAAGCTGGCCAGCTTCAGCGTGTTCGCCGCCTCGATGGTGCTGCTGTATGCCGCCTCGACGCTCTACCACAGCGTGCGCGGCGACAAGAAGGCGTGGCTGGCCAAGGCCGACCATTGCGCGATCTATCTGCTGATCGCGGGCACCTACACGCCCTTCGCGCTGGTGACGCTGCGCGGTCCCTGGGGATGGACCTTGTTCGCTGCCATGTGGCTGACCGCAGTGGGCGGCATCGCCAACGAGTTGCGCAAAGGCCCGCACACGCTGCCGTCGGTGCCGTTGTACATGCTGATGGGTTGGGCCGGTGCCGTCGCGGCGATACCGTTGCTCGAGCGTTTGCCGGCACTCGGCCTGTCATGGCTCGTCGGCGGCGGGCTGCTTTATACGGCGGGCGTGTTGTTCTATGCGAAGAGCGATGCTTGGCGTCATGCACACGGCATCTGGCATTTGTTCGTGCTGGCGGGCACCGGCTGCCACTATGTGACGGTGTTGTATTTCGTCAGGTAG